The DNA segment GCGAATTTCTGGTGCAGGACCCGGACGGCTATCTGCTGCGCTTCACGGACTGAAGTTAAGCTCCCGCTTTTGCCAGTCGGTCTTCCAGATCAGCACGCACCCGCACCGCCAGCGGAAAGTTCAGGTACGCCTCCATCTTCCTGGGATCGGCAGAGCGCTTGTAATGCAGGGCGAACAGTTCGCCAATGCTGGGGGCGTCTACCGAGCCGGGGATCAGGCGCACGCTGTCGCCCGGTCCCACCTCGCCGCCGCGCAGCACACGGGTGTAGAAGCCGGGACGGGCCAGCCCCTTGAACTGCTTGACAAAGGCCGGATCGCCCACATGCGCCGCCAGCGTGGCGCAGGGAATGCGCGGGGCGGTGACTTCCAGCAGCACGCCGCCCGTCTCTCCGAGTTCCAGCCGGTCTCCCACGCGCATAGCGGCGGATTCCAGCCCACAGATCAGCAGGTTCTCGCCAAACAGCCCAGGGGGCAGCGCCCGCCTCAGTTCGGCCTCCCAGACGTCGTAGTCCTCGCGGGTGTAGATGTACACGGCCTGATCGGGGCCGCCATGATGGCGCGTGTCCATCACATGGTCTCCCTCCAAACCAGCTTCATCGATCCGCACGCGCCCCGGCAATGGACGCTTATCGATGCCGCTGATGTGTGGGCGCTCGCCAATCTGGACAGGGGCAGGCTGACCAGCATTGACGCTCTGAATCTGGCGATCTGGGGCAGTCATGGGGTCCAAGCTATCAGGAGTGGTGAAGGCACCGTCAGATATGGCCCGGACGCGCCGCCTAAGCTGTGCAGGATGGGCACGCTGCTGTTTTTCCGGGTCTTCGGTGTGGCGCTGCTGCTGGGGCTGCTCCTGACGCTGGGGGCAGGCGTGAGCATCTCGCAGGCCGTCCCGGGTACACCGCCCCTGACCCTGCTGAGCGGCCCACTTTCCCCCCCGGATCTGGCCGCGCTGGATGGACTGACAGAGGTGGCCCCGGCCCTGGCACCCACTTGCCCCGCACCACAGGCCCCGCTGGACCGCGTGCTGTATGACCACCTGCGCGGCCAGGGCGCGGCGCTGAGCTGCGGCAATGCGTTTGCGGGGCTGATCCACTTTCCCAATGATGACTCCGGCCTGGGCGGACAGCCCCCGGACCCGATGGGAGGCTTTGCCGTGATGGCCCGCCAGATTGAGGGCGCACGGCACGAGGTTCTGCTGGCCAACATGCTGTGGGACGACGGCCCCGGCTCTCCCGGCGTGTTGCTGGCCCATTCCATCGCAGAATTGCGGCAGCAGGTGGCCCAGTACCCTCAGCGTTACCCGCAGGGCGTGACCGTGCGCCTGATGTTCGGCAACAGCGTGCGCCTGGATAGCCTGCTGGACCCCACCAGCAGCGTCTACAGCGCCGCGCGGCAACTGCTGGAGGCCGGGGTGCCCCTCTCGGGCGATCCAGTACAGGGCTTCACGCTCGCCCTCGCCAACTACACCTACGCCTACCCACACAACCACCTCAAGGTGCTGGTGATCGACGGGCAGGAAACGACAGCGGGCGGGGCCAATATCAGTTTCTTTCACCTTCCGGCCAGCACTCGCGGCGGTCTGGACCTGACCGATCTGATGCTGACGCTGAGGGGGCCAGTGGCGCGGCAGACGGTGGCCGCCTTCCGTGATTCCTGGCTGCTGAGCCGTCCGCTGCGGTGTCGGGCAGGCGTCAGGGTGGCCGACTTGCACAAAGGCTGCGCGCTGACTGACACCGGGGACCCTTACCCGCTGTTCTACACGGCCCCGCCCCAGCCTGCGGGAACCTCGCGCGCCTATGGCCTGTACCGCCGTACCGGGTACGAAACGCAAGACTCGGCGTTGCCCGCCCTGTTCGCTGCCGCCGGGTCCAGCATCGACCTGATGCAGTCGCAGATCAGCGGCACCGTGCAGTGCAGCCTGAGCCTGACCGCGCCGGGCGGCTGCCCCTTTCCGCAGGAGGTGCTGCCCGTATGGCACGCCATCGTGGGCGCAATTCGCGAGCATGGGGTACGCGTCCGTATGGTGCTGGACCACGATCCACTGCTACAAATCGAGCCGCTGGCGCTGCTGTCCAGCCTGTGGGGGCAGCTCAAGCCGCTGGGCTTGGAAGACCACCTGCAAGTCCGTTGGTCTGGCACAGCGGGCGGCATGCACACCAAGGCCACGCTGGTGGACGACGCGATGGTGACCGTGGGCAGCCTCAACCTCCATTTCTCGTCGTTTGGCGCTCACGGCCTGAACGAGTACACGCTGGCCACCAGTGATCCCTCCGCATTAAAGGCAATGCGGCAGGACTTCAACTTCGAGTGGGCGCGGGGCAAACCGTTTGAATTACCGTACTGGCTCAAACCCTGAAACTCAGGCGCTGAGAACCCCGCCGTAAATGTCATCCAGGCTCAGCACGCGGCCCAGGCAGGGAATCTGCACCTCGCCGCTGCCGCTCACCTCGCTCAGGTTCCACTGTTGCCCGTCCCGTTGATAGGCATAGACACGCCGCTCATTTTGCTCGGCGATCAGGTACGTTTGCAGGCTGGGAATGGCGGTGTACATGGCGTATTCGCCCACCCGGTCATTCGCCGCCGTGCTGGGGGACAGGACTTCCACCAGCAGGCACGGCGCGATCTCGGCCAGCCGCTGAGAGCTGGCAGTGTCGCAGACCAGCATCACATCTAGGTAGAAATAGCTGCTGCTGGCCTCGACACTCAGGCGCATGTCGGACTGATGGATGCGGCGGCCTGCCTTTCTGGCTGGACCGTACAGAGTGCCAAAAATGTTGCCGCTGATCAGGGAGTGAGGCATTCCTACCCCCGCTTGCCCGTGCAGCGGCCTATTTCCCAAAAAGAGGGTCGAAGCCGCCCACGTACTCGCCTTTGTACGGGCTGAGTTCCTCTTTCTTCAACGCTCATGGCTTTGAGGTCCGGGCCGCTCACGCATCAACTTATTCCCACTCAATCGTGGCGGGCGGCTTGCCAGTGATGTCGTACACCACACGGTTGATCTCGTGGACCTGATTAACGATGCGGTTGCTCATGGTAGCCAGAAATTCCCAGGGCAGCCGCGCCCACTCGGCGGTCATGTAGTCGTCGGTGGTCACCGCCCGCAGCGCCGCCGTGTAGCTGTAGGTACGCTCATCGCCCATCACACCCACGCTTCTGATCGGGGTCAGGATCGCCAGCGCCTGCGAGCAGCCGTCATACAGCCCAAACTCGCGCAGGCCGGAGATAAAGATGTCGTCCACCCGGCGCAGGATGTCCATCTTTTCCTCTGAAATCGCGCCCAGGCAGCGGATCGCCAGCCCCGGCCCCGGAAAGGGGTGACGCATACGAATGTGTTCGGGCAGGCCCAGCAGGCGGGCAATCTCGCGGACCTCGTCCTTGAACAGCGTGCGGAAGGGTTCCACCAGCTTAAAATTCAGGTCTTCGGGCAGGCCGCCGACGTTGTGATGGCTCTTGATGTTCGCCGCGCCGGATTTGTCGGACTGAAGGCCGCCCGCTGACTCGATCACGTCTGGGTAAAGGGTGCCCTGGGCCAGAAAGTCGAACGGGCCGTGTTCCTGCGCCTGAATGGCGGCCTCGCGCTCGAAGGCCCGGATGAATTCGCGCCCGATGATCTTGCGCTTCTGCTCGGGGTCTGAGACGCCGTCCAGCGCGCCCATGAACTCGGCGCGGGCGTCCACCGTGACCAGATGCACGCCCAGGGGAATCAGCGCAGCCTCCACCTGTTCGCGTTCGCCCAGGCGCAGCAACCCGTGATCAATGAACACGGCGGTCAGCCTCTCCCCCACCGCCCGCGCCAGCAGCAGCCCCAGCGTGGAACTGTCCACGCCGCCGCTGATCGCCAGCAGCACACGGCTGTCTCCCACCTGCTTCTGAACGTCTGCGATCAGCTCGTCGATGATGTGTTCGGCGGTCCAGTCTCGCGCCACGCCACAGATGGTCAGGAAATTGCCCAGAATCTGCCCGCCCTTGGGGGTGTGGACCACTTCGGGGTGAAATTGCAGGCCGTAGCGCCGCGTCTGCGTGTTTTCAATGGCGGCGACGGGCGTATCCGCCGTTTCCGCGATCACCTCGTAGCCCTGCGGCAACTGGGTCACGCTGTCGCTGTGGCTCATCCAGGCGACAAATTCGCCGCTGATTCCCTCGAACAGTTGGC comes from the Deinococcus sp. AJ005 genome and includes:
- a CDS encoding MOSC domain-containing protein, translated to MTAPDRQIQSVNAGQPAPVQIGERPHISGIDKRPLPGRVRIDEAGLEGDHVMDTRHHGGPDQAVYIYTREDYDVWEAELRRALPPGLFGENLLICGLESAAMRVGDRLELGETGGVLLEVTAPRIPCATLAAHVGDPAFVKQFKGLARPGFYTRVLRGGEVGPGDSVRLIPGSVDAPSIGELFALHYKRSADPRKMEAYLNFPLAVRVRADLEDRLAKAGA
- a CDS encoding phospholipase D-like domain-containing protein, whose protein sequence is MGTLLFFRVFGVALLLGLLLTLGAGVSISQAVPGTPPLTLLSGPLSPPDLAALDGLTEVAPALAPTCPAPQAPLDRVLYDHLRGQGAALSCGNAFAGLIHFPNDDSGLGGQPPDPMGGFAVMARQIEGARHEVLLANMLWDDGPGSPGVLLAHSIAELRQQVAQYPQRYPQGVTVRLMFGNSVRLDSLLDPTSSVYSAARQLLEAGVPLSGDPVQGFTLALANYTYAYPHNHLKVLVIDGQETTAGGANISFFHLPASTRGGLDLTDLMLTLRGPVARQTVAAFRDSWLLSRPLRCRAGVRVADLHKGCALTDTGDPYPLFYTAPPQPAGTSRAYGLYRRTGYETQDSALPALFAAAGSSIDLMQSQISGTVQCSLSLTAPGGCPFPQEVLPVWHAIVGAIREHGVRVRMVLDHDPLLQIEPLALLSSLWGQLKPLGLEDHLQVRWSGTAGGMHTKATLVDDAMVTVGSLNLHFSSFGAHGLNEYTLATSDPSALKAMRQDFNFEWARGKPFELPYWLKP
- a CDS encoding Uma2 family endonuclease, which gives rise to MPHSLISGNIFGTLYGPARKAGRRIHQSDMRLSVEASSSYFYLDVMLVCDTASSQRLAEIAPCLLVEVLSPSTAANDRVGEYAMYTAIPSLQTYLIAEQNERRVYAYQRDGQQWNLSEVSGSGEVQIPCLGRVLSLDDIYGGVLSA
- the guaA gene encoding glutamine-hydrolyzing GMP synthase, with amino-acid sequence MSVVILDFGSQFTRLIARRFRELGAYSVILPGSAPLERIQQENPQGIVLSGGPSSVYDAQAPKPALGVMDLDIPILGVCYGMQYLAQEAGGDVKRAGKREYGKADLTRYGGQLFEGISGEFVAWMSHSDSVTQLPQGYEVIAETADTPVAAIENTQTRRYGLQFHPEVVHTPKGGQILGNFLTICGVARDWTAEHIIDELIADVQKQVGDSRVLLAISGGVDSSTLGLLLARAVGERLTAVFIDHGLLRLGEREQVEAALIPLGVHLVTVDARAEFMGALDGVSDPEQKRKIIGREFIRAFEREAAIQAQEHGPFDFLAQGTLYPDVIESAGGLQSDKSGAANIKSHHNVGGLPEDLNFKLVEPFRTLFKDEVREIARLLGLPEHIRMRHPFPGPGLAIRCLGAISEEKMDILRRVDDIFISGLREFGLYDGCSQALAILTPIRSVGVMGDERTYSYTAALRAVTTDDYMTAEWARLPWEFLATMSNRIVNQVHEINRVVYDITGKPPATIEWE